The sequence ATCTAATCTCCATTGGATTAAAAACCTGGAAATTACACAGTCGCCAATTCATTCACTAAATGGTTTAGATAAATTTAACCAACTTAAAGAATTGAAAATTAATTATTGCAGTAAATTGGAAGTACTATGCTGTTTGGAAAAAAGCAAAGAAACCCTGATTGCCTTTCTTTGTGACCATTGCAAGTCAATTAATAACCACGAATATGTCACAGCGTTTCGTCATTTAAGTATATTAGCATTCAATGATGGAGGAACGATACCATCATTAAAATTCATAAAAAAAATATCTTCACTAAAAAATTTTAGGTTTGTCGGTACAGATGTTGCCGATGGCGATATGACACCTTGCATAGGTTTGGACTACGTTGGATTCTCTGACAAGAGACACTTTTCACATACAATGAAACAAATAAATAATCTTTCAAAAACTTAAGTAATGTGGCCTCCCTCCGCTACCGCAAGCGTCCCCGCTTGTGGTAAACTAAGCAGTTAAAACCAACAAACCCGGCTTATTTGGCCGGGTTTGTTGGTTTACAAAGGTTTGTAAACTTAAATCACCGGCAAACAGTACAACGGCAATATCAGCAAGATGCTGTACAGCGGTAGCTACAGCGGCAGTAAATCGTTCACCTATGGTTATGATAAGCTGAACCGTTTAATAACGGCCACCTCAACCGGGAATACGCTGGATGAAGGCCTCACCTACGATGTAATGGGCAATATCACCAACCTGACCAGGGGCGGGCAAAGTTACAATAGCCTTACTTACGGTTACACCGGCAACCAGCTGACCGGTGTAAGCGGTACCAGTTTCACCACCAGAAGCTACGCTTACGATGGCAATGGCAATGCCACAAGCGATGGCGGTAGTAAGAGCATCGACTACAACCTTTTAAACCTGCCCCGGAAAGTTAGAAACGGCAGCACCGAACTGGCCAATTATACCTATGATGCCACGGGCAGGAAGCTGAGCAATACCAGTACCGCCAGCGGGATGAATGATGGTACCTGGGAGTATATCGACGGGATCGTTTACCACAATGGTTCAGTGGCTTTTATCTCCACTGAAGAAGGACGCGCTGTCCCCAATGGCGGTGGTAACTATGTTTACCAATACAACTTAAAAGATCATTTGGGCAATGTACGTTCTACCTTTTACAGTAATAGTGGCACAGCTACCGTTTTACAGGAGGATGAGTATTATTCATTCGGGTTAAGACATGGGCTTTACGATGCATCTAACAATAATCGCTATCTTTATAATGGAAAGGAGATACAGACTGACCTGGCCAACCAGTATGATTATGGGGCGAGGTTTTATGATCCGGTGATTGGGAGATGGACGAGTGTGGATCCGTTAGTAGAGGCGGGACAGGAGTTTGGAACACCATATGGATATGTGTTTGACGATCCTGTAAAGAATACTGATCCTGATGGAAGAGCACCAGACGATGATCCTCCGGGCGCACTTTCAATGACAGGCAATTTTGTAAAAGGGTTGGGGCAATCAGCCTGGGGAACGGTGACAGGAGTATATCAGGCTGTTAGACACCCAATCAATACTTTGCGAGGCATTGCGGATTTGGGTACGCCTATGGGTGCCGCTAATATGGCTACTGCATCAGCAATGACCGTTGATAAGTTTCAAAATGGTAACGGCGATGTCAAAGCTAATATGATTGGCAATGGCGTTGGTGATGTTGCTCAACTGTTTATTGGAGCAGGTGAAGTTAAGTTTACTGCTAATGTTTTAAAAAGTGTTAAAGATGCTGAGATCATTGTTGATATCAATAAAGCGTCAAAAATATCTAAAGCCGAAGCAAGAGCAGCAAAGCTTAGCGAGGTAGCCAGGGACGGCAAGGACTTTACAAAAGCAGGAAAAGAAGCAGTAATAGACCTAAACGCAGCACATAACGATGGGAAGGTCATTTGCATGGGGTGTAAAGTGGAAACGCTTCCGGCAACTCAATCAAAAAAAGGCGTAACTCATTCACCTCTTGAAAGGCGTGTCGACCATAAGATACCCAAATCAAAAGGTGGAAGCGGAACGCCAGATAACGGCCAAGTATTGTGTGATGCATGTAATTTAAAAAAGAGTAATAATTAAAAAATGAGAAATAAAATAACTATCACATATCGCGACTTAAAAGGTGAAATAGCAGAAGAAACTATATGGGCAGAACTTGTAAATAACGAATATTATAAAATCGATAACATTCCTTTTTTTGCTCCCAATTTGGCATACAATGATATAATAAGCGTCGAAGAGGATGATGGGGTTTTATATTTTAATACTCTTATAAAATCATCAATGCATACAACAATCCAGATAATATTTTTTGACAGGCATAAAGAAAGTGAAGTGCTAAAAAAAATCGAAGAAATGGGTTGTGCGTGGGAGGGAATGCAAGGCGGAGCTTATTATGCGGTTGATGTGCCTCCGAATATAAACTACAATAGTATTAAGGTTTTTTTAGACGAACAACAGCAAAATTTAGTTTTAGATTATAAGGAGGCGTGTTTGGGTAATGTATCAAAATAGTTGGTAGTTATTTAGCTGTTTGAAAATCAACGCTATCGCTTTGATGGCATATTTAAATTTCTTAAAAGCGGGTGATATTAAGTTATCATCTGTTCAAGCCCAACCAAGTGTTGGGCTTTTTTATTTCTTTGTCTTGGCAAACAGTACAACGGCAATATCAGCAAAATGCTGTACAGCGGTAGCTACAGCGGCAGCAAATCGTTCACCTATGGTTATGATAAGCTGAACCGTTTAATAACGGCCACCTCAACCGGGAATACGCTGGACGAAGGCCTCACCTACGATGTGATGGGCAACATCACCGCTTTGACCCGCGGCGGGCAAAGCTATTCTTCGCTCACTTACGGCTACACCGGCAACCAGCTGACCGGTGTAAGCGGTACCAGTTTTACAACCAGAAGCTACGCTTACGATGGTAACGGCAATGCTACCAGTGATGGGGGTAGTAAGACCATTAATTACAACTTGCTCAACCTGCCAAGAAAAGTAAGGAACGGCAGCACCGAACTGGCCAATTATACCTATGATGCCACCGGCAACAAGCTGAGCAATACCAGTATCGCCAGCGGGATGAATGATGGTACCTGGGAGTATATCGACGGGATCGTTTACCACAACGGGTCAGTGGCTTTCATCAGTACCGAAGAAGGCAGGGCTGTTCCAGCCGGTGGGGGCAACTACACTTATCAGTACAACTTAAAAGACCATTTGGGGAATGACCGGGTGAGCTTTTACAGTAACAGTGGCACAGCTACTGTTTTGCAGGAGGATGAATATTATTCATTCGGCCTAAGACACGGACTTTACGATGCTTCTAACAATAATCGTTATCTTTATAATGGAAAGGAGATACAGACTGACCTGGCCAACCAGTATGATTATGGGGCGAGGTTTTACGATCCGGTGATTGGAAGGTGGACGAGTGTGGATCCGCTGGTTGAAATGGGGCAAGAAAGTGTAAACCCATATGGGTACGTTTTTGATGATCCCGTTAAGTTTAGAGACCCCGACGGTAGAGTTCCTGATATAACAATTGATGGTGCTAATAATTCAAGTGTTACTATCAAAACAGATTTGATAGATGTTAGGGTCAACGCTAGCTCATTAGTCGATTTTGGAGGTAAGTATACCTTAAACGGTGATGCAATATTAGGCGCAGCTTTAGATATTGTTGGTATATTTGATCCTACTCCAATTTCAGATGGTATTGCAGCCGGTAGGTCATGGAGTAAAGGTGATTATGGCGATGCAATTATCAGCGGACTTGGGGCGGTACTTCCTTATGCAGGGGACTTGGCCAAATCAGGTAAAATTAAGAAAGATGTTAAAATTGTTGAGGAGGCGGTTGACGCTGTACGAACGGAAGAAAAAGCTGCAGTAAAAGTTGAGACTGCTTATAAAAGGCCGAGTGGCGCGACAACCAAAGAACAAAGAGCAGCCGTTCAAGGAAAACCTTGCGTAAAATGTGGAGCGCAAGACGGAAAAAGAATTGCTGGTCATAAGAAAGCCTTGGTTAAGGAGTATTATGAAACTGGTAAAATTGATAAAAAAAGAATGAGAGAGGTAGATGCTGTACAATCAGAATGTGCTACTTGCTCACCCCGTGAAGGTGCGGAAATGAGTAAATATTCAAAAGAACAAAAAAAGGCAAATGGATTGGATTAACGAACAACGATTGTTATGTCAACGTTATGGCTCAATATACACAGAGTCTCCAGAATATATGAAGATAGGTATATCTTTAAATGTCAAAGACGGAATTTATCCTATTCACGGTTTAAGACATCCTATAGAACGCGACACTACTGGATGGTATATTTGGGCTGGAGAGTATTCGGAAGATCCAGAATTCTTTGTATCGCTTCATGTTATACACCTTAACGAGTGGTGTCCTGAAGTGGCTAAGTTTTTAGGATTATCCCCTGGCTGGAGATTTTTGTCTGCTCCAAATTATGAAGACGTTTGGGAAGATTTATCGCTTCTTGATATTTGATTAAGTGGTAATGTATCAAAATAGTGGGCAGAAATTAAACAATGGTGATGCATCAAAATAGTTGGTAGTTATTTAGCTGTTTGAAAATCAACGCTATCGCTTTGATGGTATATTTAAATTTCTTAAAAGCGGGTGATACTTGGGTATCCCCCCACGCTGGTGCGCGCGTGCCGCGCGTACCTCTGTTACCCAGCCCTGCCCGCAAAGCAGGGCTTTTCATTTAACAAGTACCGGCAAACAGTACAACGGCAATATCAGCAAAATGCTGTACAGCGGTAGCTACAGCGGCAGTAAATCGTTTACCTATGGGTACGATAAGCTGAACCGTTTAATAACGGCCACCTCAACCGGCAATACGCTGGATGAAGGACTGACCTACGATGTGATGGGCAATATCACCAACCTGACAAGAGGCGGGCAAAGCTACTCATCGCTCTCCTACGGTTACAGCGGTAACCAGTTGACGGGTGTAAGCGGTACCAGTTTTACCACAAGAAGCTACGCCTACGAT comes from Mucilaginibacter mali and encodes:
- a CDS encoding RHS repeat-associated core domain-containing protein, whose translation is MLYSGSYSGSKSFTYGYDKLNRLITATSTGNTLDEGLTYDVMGNITNLTRGGQSYNSLTYGYTGNQLTGVSGTSFTTRSYAYDGNGNATSDGGSKSIDYNLLNLPRKVRNGSTELANYTYDATGRKLSNTSTASGMNDGTWEYIDGIVYHNGSVAFISTEEGRAVPNGGGNYVYQYNLKDHLGNVRSTFYSNSGTATVLQEDEYYSFGLRHGLYDASNNNRYLYNGKEIQTDLANQYDYGARFYDPVIGRWTSVDPLVEAGQEFGTPYGYVFDDPVKNTDPDGRAPDDDPPGALSMTGNFVKGLGQSAWGTVTGVYQAVRHPINTLRGIADLGTPMGAANMATASAMTVDKFQNGNGDVKANMIGNGVGDVAQLFIGAGEVKFTANVLKSVKDAEIIVDINKASKISKAEARAAKLSEVARDGKDFTKAGKEAVIDLNAAHNDGKVICMGCKVETLPATQSKKGVTHSPLERRVDHKIPKSKGGSGTPDNGQVLCDACNLKKSNN
- a CDS encoding DUF4265 domain-containing protein, whose product is MRNKITITYRDLKGEIAEETIWAELVNNEYYKIDNIPFFAPNLAYNDIISVEEDDGVLYFNTLIKSSMHTTIQIIFFDRHKESEVLKKIEEMGCAWEGMQGGAYYAVDVPPNINYNSIKVFLDEQQQNLVLDYKEACLGNVSK
- a CDS encoding RHS repeat domain-containing protein encodes the protein MLYSGSYSGSKSFTYGYDKLNRLITATSTGNTLDEGLTYDVMGNITALTRGGQSYSSLTYGYTGNQLTGVSGTSFTTRSYAYDGNGNATSDGGSKTINYNLLNLPRKVRNGSTELANYTYDATGNKLSNTSIASGMNDGTWEYIDGIVYHNGSVAFISTEEGRAVPAGGGNYTYQYNLKDHLGNDRVSFYSNSGTATVLQEDEYYSFGLRHGLYDASNNNRYLYNGKEIQTDLANQYDYGARFYDPVIGRWTSVDPLVEMGQESVNPYGYVFDDPVKFRDPDGRVPDITIDGANNSSVTIKTDLIDVRVNASSLVDFGGKYTLNGDAILGAALDIVGIFDPTPISDGIAAGRSWSKGDYGDAIISGLGAVLPYAGDLAKSGKIKKDVKIVEEAVDAVRTEEKAAVKVETAYKRPSGATTKEQRAAVQGKPCVKCGAQDGKRIAGHKKALVKEYYETGKIDKKRMREVDAVQSECATCSPREGAEMSKYSKEQKKANGLD
- a CDS encoding immunity protein Imm33 domain-containing protein, yielding MDWINEQRLLCQRYGSIYTESPEYMKIGISLNVKDGIYPIHGLRHPIERDTTGWYIWAGEYSEDPEFFVSLHVIHLNEWCPEVAKFLGLSPGWRFLSAPNYEDVWEDLSLLDI